A genomic stretch from Malus domestica chromosome 15, GDT2T_hap1 includes:
- the LOC108172217 gene encoding uncharacterized protein produces MGGLYQHRSASSPLCLICKTQEESVLYMLLRCPWVEPIWFGGQLGIRMVGEGVSSFHQWLSDLINLTPNLQDRSRLLSIIAFSCWYIWKAKCNYVFKASTIAPSQVLHTISFSLGSFLEVQVPLSRFQPSSNPDPRWSPPTDSFIKINVDASWFQMDGKATLAAVLRDHNGQFVAAHKLSIGALSVVFAEAMALLKGCKLAAELGFWWIVAESDSLEVVSSLKGDISNGSWEVFPILENTLRLGNSFQGCRWSWVPRLDNQSADRLALRTNLEMCGKTWVRRPPSSLVHILNKDGLPCPP; encoded by the coding sequence ATGGGGGGATTATATCAGCACAGGTCTGCTTCATCTCCCTTATGTCTTATTTGTAAGACTCAGGAGGAATCTGTGCTTTATATGCTGTTGCGGTGTCCATGGGTTGAGCCAATTTGGTTTGGTGGTCAGCTTGGTATTCGGATGGTTGGTGAAGGTGTTTCTTCTTTTCATCAATGGCTCAGTGATTTGATCAACCTGACTCCTAATCTACAGGACCGATCGAGGCTTCTTTCTATCATTGCTTTCTCTTGCTGGTACATTTGGAAAGCTAAATGTAACTATGTCTTTAAGGCTTCTACCATAGCTCCTTCACAGGTGCTGCATACTATTTCTTTCTCCCTGGGTTCTTTTTTGGAGGTGCAGGTCCCTTTGTCCCGCTTCCAGCCTTCCTCCAATCCGGATCCTCGTTGGTCCCCCCCAACTGATTCCTTTATCAAAATTAATGTTGATGCAAGCTGGTTTCAAATGGATGGTAAGGCTACGTTGGCAGCGGTGCTGCGGGATCATAATGGGCAGTTTGTAGCGGCCCACAAATTGTCTATTGGAGCTCTGTCGGTGGTGTTCGCTGAAGCAATGGCGTTGCTCAAGGGCTGTAAGTTGGCGGCGGAGCTGGGCTTCTGGTGGATTGTTGCGGAATCGGATTCGCTTGAGGTGGTCTCCTCCTTGAAGGGTGATATTTCTAATGGCAGCTGGGAAGTATTCCCAATCCTAGAAAATACATTGAGGTTGGGGAATTCTTTTCAGGGCtgtcgctggtcttgggttccaagaCTGGACAATCAGTCGGCGGACCGTCTGGCGTTGAGGACTAATTTGGAGATGTGCGGTAAAACTTGGGTCCGGCGACCCCCATCTTCGTTGGTTCACATTCTCAACAAAGATGGACTTCCTTGCCCTCCATAA
- the LOC103401525 gene encoding Golgi apparatus membrane protein-like protein ECHIDNA isoform X1, whose amino-acid sequence MDLSQPQGENYANPKTCFFHVLFKAGALAFYILSALFFDNFVIIFVVTVLLAALDFWVVKNVSGRILVGLRWWNEINDLGESVWKFECLDQESLARMNKKDSWLFWWTLYITAVAWIVLGIFSLIKFQADYLLVVGVCLTLSIANIVGFTKCRKDAKKQIQQFASQTIASRFSSTIQSAFSVV is encoded by the exons ATGGATCTCAGCCAG CCACAAGGGGAAAACTATGCCAACCCAAAGACATGTTTCTTCCATGTTCTGTTCAAG GCTGGAGCATTGGCTTTTTACATACTTTCTGCCCTCTTTTTTGATAACTTTGTCATCATTTTTGTCGTGACTGTTCTTCTTGCCGCTCTTGATTTCTGGGTAGTTAAGAATGTCAGTGGACGCATCTTAGTTGGTTTGAGGTGGTGGAATGAAATAAATGATCTTGGGGAGAGCGTGTGGAAATTTGAATGCCTTGACCAAGAG TCCTTGGCCCGGATGAACAAAAAGGATTCATGGCTCTTCTGGTGGACACTTTACATCACG GCTGTCGCATGGATTGTGCTTGGAATATTTTCTCTAATAAAGTTTCAGGCAGATTATCTCCTTGTTGTAGGAGTTTGTTTGACCCTGAGCATTGCAAACATTGTTGGCTTTACCAAATGCCGCAAAG ATGCGAAAAAGCAGATCCAACAGTTTGCGTCCCAGACCATTGCATCGCGGTTCTCGTCCACAATACAATCAGCATTCAGTGTGGTCTGA
- the LOC103401525 gene encoding Golgi apparatus membrane protein-like protein ECHIDNA isoform X2, whose protein sequence is MDLSQAGALAFYILSALFFDNFVIIFVVTVLLAALDFWVVKNVSGRILVGLRWWNEINDLGESVWKFECLDQESLARMNKKDSWLFWWTLYITAVAWIVLGIFSLIKFQADYLLVVGVCLTLSIANIVGFTKCRKDAKKQIQQFASQTIASRFSSTIQSAFSVV, encoded by the exons ATGGATCTCAGCCAG GCTGGAGCATTGGCTTTTTACATACTTTCTGCCCTCTTTTTTGATAACTTTGTCATCATTTTTGTCGTGACTGTTCTTCTTGCCGCTCTTGATTTCTGGGTAGTTAAGAATGTCAGTGGACGCATCTTAGTTGGTTTGAGGTGGTGGAATGAAATAAATGATCTTGGGGAGAGCGTGTGGAAATTTGAATGCCTTGACCAAGAG TCCTTGGCCCGGATGAACAAAAAGGATTCATGGCTCTTCTGGTGGACACTTTACATCACG GCTGTCGCATGGATTGTGCTTGGAATATTTTCTCTAATAAAGTTTCAGGCAGATTATCTCCTTGTTGTAGGAGTTTGTTTGACCCTGAGCATTGCAAACATTGTTGGCTTTACCAAATGCCGCAAAG ATGCGAAAAAGCAGATCCAACAGTTTGCGTCCCAGACCATTGCATCGCGGTTCTCGTCCACAATACAATCAGCATTCAGTGTGGTCTGA